GTTCAGCGAGGGTAATTTCAAGGGTAGCGTGGCCGACTACTTCAAGGCACAGAGCAACGGCAAGTTTGAGATGAACTTCGACGTAATGGGTCCTTATACCCTCGGCGAGCAAGCTTTTTATGGCAAGAACGAAGGAGGCCAACAGGACGTGAACGTACAGGCGATGATCTCTGGATGTCTAGGCAAGGCTGCCGCAGAAGGCATCGACTTCTCTCCATACGACTGGGATGGAGACGGAGAGATGGAGATGGTATTCGTGGTCTATGCCGGACGTGGCGAGGCTACTGGCGGAGGTGACAACACCATCTGGCCACACAAGGGAAGAATGACAAGCCCAGTGAAGTGCGGCAACAAGACGTTGACAAACTATGCATGTTCCAACGAGCTATCTACATCCAACGAGGTGGACGGTATCGGTACCATCTGCCATGAGTTCTCTCATTGCTTCGGCTATCCTGATGCATACGATGTAAACTACACTGGCCTGTATGGTATGGGAACCTGGGATTTGATGTGCCAGGGCAACTACAATGGCAACGGCTTTACTCCTGCCGGATATACAGCTTACGAGAAGTATGCCGCAGGTTGGATTACCCCTATCGAGTTAAAGGAGAATACTTCAGTATCAGGCATGAAACCCCTTGCAGAGGGCGGCGATGCTTACATCTTCAAGAATCCAAACAATTCTGACGAGTATTACTTGATAGAGAACAGACAGCAGAAAGGTTGGGACGCAGGACTTGCAGGATCGGGCATCATCATCAACCACATCGACTACAACCTGAAGGCTTGGAATTACAATATTCCAAACTCCATGATGGCTGGTATCAACGACCATGAGCGTATCACCCTCATCCCTGCTGACAACATAAAGAGCGACAAGAATGAAGAGAACGACCCTTGGCCTTACGGCAACAAGAATCGTCTGGCTAACAACACCACCCCTGCCTGCAACACGTACAATCTGAACACCGACGGCACCAAGTTGATGAACATCATCCTCTCGGATATGGCTATCGCTGCTGACGGCACAGCCTCTTTCAGTTTCCAGAACTTGAACAAGAACAACGTGGAGCAGAACTACATCTTCCAGGAAACATTTGACAAGTGCCTGGGTACAGGTGGCAACGATGACAAGGGCTTCTATATAATCGGCAACACCAACCAATTTGCCAACGGTGCATTCTCACCAGACAAGAACGGCTGGACATCTAATGTGCAGACCTTCAAGGGAGGCTTCCAGTGTGCCCGTGTAGGCAAGCGAAGAGCCACCAACATCACCTTCACCTCTCCTGAGATCAAGATCAATGGCAATGTAACTCTTACATTCAAGGCTGCCCCTTACGATCTGTCAAGCAAGACAATGACCGTAACTGTCAACAACGGAACAGTAGAGACTGCAACTTTCAAGCTGGAGCCAAACAAATGGAACGAGTGTTCTACCAAGATTACAGCCAACGGAAGAGTAAAGATTACCTTTGCATCAGACGCATTCTTTATCGATGAGGTCTACGTGGCTGAAGGCTCAACATCGGGCATCAGCAACATCGTGCTTTCCGATAAGCAAGTAAAGGCTTACTACAATGTCCTTGGCGAAAAGAGCAATGTTCCTTTCGAAGGTCTCAACATCGTGACCTTTACAGATGGAACCGCAAAGAAGGTTTACGTTAAGAAATAAGTTAAGTGGGTGCGGTGTCTCACTGCACCCATCAAGAATAACAATTTAAGACAAAAAGAAAAATGAGAAATATTTACTTGATGACAGCAGCCCTTGCCATGATGGCAATGACTGCCAATGCCCAGAGCATGAAGCACATCAACATGAATGCTTCCTCCCAGAATTGGGCAAAGACCTCTGCTCCACAAAAGGTTGAGAATTCAACCAAGAAAGTAGCTACAAGAGCAGGTTCTGACATCGCCGACAACCAGCGATACATCAACTACAGCTATGACGAGAGCTATGTATGGCCAGCTACATTCCCAGCAGATACACAAGGAGCTATATCTTTGGGTACACTTTTCTATAGCGATGCATTCAAGAAATTCGAGGGTTGCAAGATTGTAGGTGCCCGCTTCTATGTCAACATTCCTATCGGCGCAAGCAAGGTGGGTGTCTGCCACGTGAAGATAGAGAACGGTACTCCTTATGTAGGCGACATCCTGGCATCAAAGGAAGTACCTTCAACCGTAGCACACTGGAACTACGTTTGGTTTGACGAGCCTTATAAGATTGACACCAAGACCTTCGACGGTTTGTTGCCATACTACGATTTCACACCAAGCAACATGAGTGCAGATGCAGGCTACCCTATCGCCTCTTCAGGTACCTACGCAGGAACATGCGGTGCTTTGGCTTTTGGTGACATTGATGGTAAGCACGACCCAAACAGTTGGGCATGGCAGCCTATCTACCTTGGAACTGACGGTTCTAATCTCATGATTCAGCTCATCATCGAGAAGGAAGACGGCAACTTCATCATCCACGACTTGGTAATGGACAAGATAGCCATGTCACCATTTGTGAAAAACGACACTAAGACAGGCGTAGCCTTCACTTGCCACAATGACGGACGTGACAACATCACAAACGTAAAATTCGGCATTGAGGTGGATGGCGAGAAAATGGGTACTTTCACATACGACAAAGATAATGTCGGTGACAATTTCAGAGAGATCACCAATGCCGACTATTCCAATATTCCAGTAGGACTTCCTATCAACAAGGATTGGGCTATTGGCGAACATGAGGTAACAGTATATCCTGTACTGGTAGAAGGAAAAGAACCAGAGGGCGACTTGACCAACGATAAGTTGACCACCAAGTTCAAGGTATATAAGGACAACTTCGACCGTACCAAGAACCTGGTAGAGTTCTACGCATGCCAGATGTCAAAATACACCTTCTTTGCAGACGCGGTACTCACCAAGACAGCCAAGGCTCGTGAAGACGACGACCTTGCTATCGTTTCTATCCACGGAGAAAGCCAGCAGGTAAATGAAGATGGTTCTGTAGAAACATTATCAGATGAATTCACAGTGCCAGAGGCTAACAAGTTGGCTTACTACTCTACTCCATCAGATGGTTCCGGTGCCTTCAACAGATACTTCTACGATAATGACGTGA
This is a stretch of genomic DNA from Segatella hominis. It encodes these proteins:
- a CDS encoding M6 family metalloprotease domain-containing protein, which encodes MKKKLLFILSMLMVGTTIHAVPAKRGIWKTFTLKTGQTVQVQLCGDEFLHFWEDKDGNRYSYDTSDGLKPANMAQLRTRAQVMRQQACPDNIIKKNLLAGANGSTSLTRGVSYTGKKKCLILLAQFSDKKFTMDDPKAFYNRVANEPGFSEGNFKGSVADYFKAQSNGKFEMNFDVMGPYTLGEQAFYGKNEGGQQDVNVQAMISGCLGKAAAEGIDFSPYDWDGDGEMEMVFVVYAGRGEATGGGDNTIWPHKGRMTSPVKCGNKTLTNYACSNELSTSNEVDGIGTICHEFSHCFGYPDAYDVNYTGLYGMGTWDLMCQGNYNGNGFTPAGYTAYEKYAAGWITPIELKENTSVSGMKPLAEGGDAYIFKNPNNSDEYYLIENRQQKGWDAGLAGSGIIINHIDYNLKAWNYNIPNSMMAGINDHERITLIPADNIKSDKNEENDPWPYGNKNRLANNTTPACNTYNLNTDGTKLMNIILSDMAIAADGTASFSFQNLNKNNVEQNYIFQETFDKCLGTGGNDDKGFYIIGNTNQFANGAFSPDKNGWTSNVQTFKGGFQCARVGKRRATNITFTSPEIKINGNVTLTFKAAPYDLSSKTMTVTVNNGTVETATFKLEPNKWNECSTKITANGRVKITFASDAFFIDEVYVAEGSTSGISNIVLSDKQVKAYYNVLGEKSNVPFEGLNIVTFTDGTAKKVYVKK
- a CDS encoding Omp28-related outer membrane protein, encoding MRNIYLMTAALAMMAMTANAQSMKHINMNASSQNWAKTSAPQKVENSTKKVATRAGSDIADNQRYINYSYDESYVWPATFPADTQGAISLGTLFYSDAFKKFEGCKIVGARFYVNIPIGASKVGVCHVKIENGTPYVGDILASKEVPSTVAHWNYVWFDEPYKIDTKTFDGLLPYYDFTPSNMSADAGYPIASSGTYAGTCGALAFGDIDGKHDPNSWAWQPIYLGTDGSNLMIQLIIEKEDGNFIIHDLVMDKIAMSPFVKNDTKTGVAFTCHNDGRDNITNVKFGIEVDGEKMGTFTYDKDNVGDNFREITNADYSNIPVGLPINKDWAIGEHEVTVYPVLVEGKEPEGDLTNDKLTTKFKVYKDNFDRTKNLVEFYACQMSKYTFFADAVLTKTAKAREDDDLAIVSIHGESQQVNEDGSVETLSDEFTVPEANKLAYYSTPSDGSGAFNRYFYDNDVINYEKALTVNMAAQDASDQDNVASMLNTIINESAAYYPSFSTVGIDSKLDDATGKLSIKVMGKLINQYQQLIGDDARLTVYLTEDKVIGKQNTGGSIAKPRFTHNYVLRKIVTGTLGDALQTNGNSYENDYEVELDDAWKSQNMHIIAFVSRPMKETEKDGKTALASAMNDLWVDNTNMVAVGDSDLTGISNVINWNEVKEVGRYTIDGQKLNAPTKGINLVKLSNGQTIKVVVK